A genomic region of Peptoniphilus sp. ING2-D1G contains the following coding sequences:
- the ecfA1-1 gene encoding Energy-coupling factor transporter ATP-binding protein EcfA 1 (ATP-binding (A) component of a common energy-coupling factor (ECF) ABC-transporter complex. Unlike classic ABC transporters this ECF transporter provides the energy necessary to transport a number of different substrates; High confidence in function and specificity) encodes MYGEGSSFEKKALDNINLTIEKGEFIGLIGHTGSGKSTLVQHLNGLIKPTSGTILINGKDISKMGGDIRKLRQKVGLVFQYPEYQLFEETVGKDVSFGPINQGLTEEEVLARVKDALDAVGLDFNEYYDRSPFDLSGGQKRRVAIAGILAMQPEILVLDEPTAGLDPAGRDEILGEIKEIYKNRDITIIVVSHSMEDMADLAERLIVMNEGGIYMDDTPRNIFSREEELVDIGLGIPQISGFMKKLKEKGIDISGTCITVEEAKEEIIRLLRGKKDV; translated from the coding sequence ATTTATGGCGAGGGTAGTTCCTTTGAGAAAAAGGCTCTTGACAATATAAACTTAACCATTGAAAAAGGTGAATTCATAGGCTTGATAGGACACACCGGATCAGGCAAGTCAACGCTTGTACAACATCTTAACGGACTTATAAAACCCACTTCCGGTACTATTTTGATAAATGGAAAAGATATTTCAAAAATGGGCGGAGACATCAGAAAATTAAGACAAAAAGTCGGACTTGTGTTTCAATATCCGGAATATCAGCTTTTTGAAGAAACAGTTGGAAAGGATGTTTCCTTCGGCCCTATAAATCAAGGACTTACGGAAGAAGAGGTTTTAGCGAGAGTTAAAGATGCCTTAGATGCAGTTGGACTTGATTTTAATGAATATTATGACAGATCACCCTTTGATTTATCGGGTGGGCAAAAAAGAAGAGTTGCCATAGCGGGAATATTGGCTATGCAACCTGAAATTTTAGTTCTTGATGAACCTACAGCGGGCCTGGACCCTGCAGGTAGAGATGAGATATTGGGCGAAATAAAGGAAATATACAAAAATAGAGACATAACTATAATAGTAGTATCTCATTCCATGGAAGATATGGCGGATTTGGCAGAGCGATTAATCGTAATGAACGAAGGCGGAATCTATATGGACGACACTCCACGCAACATATTTTCCAGAGAAGAGGAGCTTGTGGATATAGGTCTGGGTATACCGCAAATCTCCGGATTTATGAAGAAATTAAAAGAAAAGGGCATAGATATTTCTGGAACTTGCATCACTGTAGAAGAAGCAAAAGAAGAAATAATTCGCCTGCTAAGAGGTAAGAAAGATGTTTAA
- the ecfA1-2 gene encoding Energy-coupling factor transporter ATP-binding protein EcfA 1 (ATP-binding (A) component of a common energy-coupling factor (ECF) ABC-transporter complex. Unlike classic ABC transporters this ECF transporter provides the energy necessary to transport a number of different substrates; High confidence in function and specificity), with protein sequence MIEIKNLNFKYNEEDELVLKDINLNIEEGEFVAVLGHNGSGKSTLAKLLNGLLLPVSGDVFVDGLNTKDEDNIWNLRANTGMVFQNPDNQIVATIVEEDVAFGPENLGIQSDEIRRRVDVALETVNMSEYKRSAPHMLSGGQKQRVAIAGILAMSPKYIILDEPTAMLDPEGRKEVINTIMNLNKNQNKTIILITHYMDEAAKADRIIVMEKGKIEMEGTPREIFSQVERVKKIGLDVPQVTELAWELSKEGFDLDYNILNVDELVGEVWPLLK encoded by the coding sequence ATGATAGAGATTAAAAATTTGAATTTTAAATACAATGAAGAGGACGAGTTAGTTCTTAAAGATATAAATTTAAATATTGAAGAGGGTGAATTCGTTGCTGTGCTGGGGCATAACGGCAGCGGGAAGTCGACTCTTGCAAAGCTTCTGAATGGGCTTTTATTGCCGGTTTCCGGAGATGTGTTTGTAGATGGATTAAATACAAAGGATGAAGACAATATTTGGAATTTAAGAGCAAATACAGGGATGGTATTTCAAAACCCTGACAATCAAATAGTCGCCACCATTGTAGAGGAAGATGTGGCTTTCGGACCTGAAAACTTAGGAATACAATCCGATGAAATAAGAAGACGTGTAGATGTTGCTCTGGAGACAGTAAATATGAGTGAATATAAAAGAAGTGCACCTCATATGCTCTCGGGAGGACAAAAACAAAGAGTTGCCATCGCAGGAATTCTCGCCATGTCTCCTAAGTACATTATACTTGATGAACCTACAGCAATGCTTGATCCTGAAGGGAGAAAAGAAGTAATAAACACAATAATGAATTTAAATAAAAATCAAAATAAGACGATTATTTTAATTACTCATTACATGGATGAAGCCGCAAAGGCGGACAGAATTATAGTCATGGAGAAGGGCAAAATTGAAATGGAGGGAACCCCAAGAGAAATATTTTCTCAGGTAGAAAGAGTAAAAAAAATAGGTCTTGATGTTCCGCAAGTCACAGAACTTGCATGGGAACTTTCTAAGGAAGGCTTTGATTTAGATTACAATATTTTAAATGTGGATGAGTTGGTAGGTGAAGTATGGCCGCTATTGAAATAA
- the pyrE gene encoding Orotate phosphoribosyltransferase (Catalyzes the transfer of a ribosyl phosphate group from 5-phosphoribose 1-diphosphate to orotate, leading to the formation of orotidine monophosphate (OMP); High confidence in function and specificity), with amino-acid sequence MKKIAKILLDIDAVTLSPKKPYTWASGIKSPIYCDNRLILSYPKEREIVEKEFSKLVKQKFPDVEYIMATATAGIPHGAIIAYLLNLPMGFVRTSEKDHGKNNRIEGKKIQGAKVVVIEDLFSTGGSSIEVYKALQADGYDVLGIVSIFTYNLKKAEENFKKNNIVNYSLSDFDELAEVAMEKNYIEEDELEKIKKWKENPDDESWLK; translated from the coding sequence ATGAAAAAAATTGCAAAAATACTTCTTGATATTGACGCTGTTACTTTGTCACCAAAAAAACCATACACATGGGCATCGGGAATTAAATCTCCCATTTATTGTGATAACAGACTTATTTTATCTTACCCTAAAGAGAGAGAAATAGTTGAAAAAGAATTTTCAAAATTGGTAAAACAAAAGTTTCCGGATGTTGAATACATAATGGCTACTGCCACTGCAGGCATACCTCACGGGGCTATAATAGCTTATTTGTTAAATCTTCCCATGGGATTTGTAAGAACTTCCGAAAAAGACCACGGAAAAAACAACAGAATTGAAGGAAAAAAAATTCAAGGGGCAAAGGTAGTTGTGATTGAGGATCTGTTTTCCACAGGAGGATCTTCAATTGAGGTGTACAAAGCTTTACAAGCTGATGGATATGATGTATTGGGAATAGTTTCAATATTTACTTATAACCTTAAAAAAGCTGAAGAAAATTTTAAGAAGAATAATATAGTTAATTATTCTCTTTCAGACTTTGATGAATTGGCAGAAGTTGCCATGGAAAAAAACTATATTGAAGAAGATGAACTTGAAAAAATCAAGAAATGGAAAGAAAACCCCGACGATGAATCTTGGTTGAAATAA
- the pyrF gene encoding Orotidine 5'-phosphate decarboxylase (Catalyzes the decarboxylation of orotidine 5'-monophosphate (OMP) to uridine 5'-monophosphate (UMP); High confidence in function and specificity) — protein MNKETIIALDFDSRDKTLEFLDKFQEKLFVKIGMELFYREGPGIIREIKSRNHRIFLDLKLHDIPNTVKKATISLLNLDVDMINYHVAGGREMLRTAQNSVSEKEGLITLGVTMLTSTSEDNMHDDILIDINYSLKETVMSYAKLAKECGLNGVVCSALEVPSIKEFLGGDFLCVTPGIRPKTYGKDDQKRVVTPGKAKELGADFIVVGRPITQSKDPVKTYNEINREFLGE, from the coding sequence ATGAATAAAGAGACCATTATAGCTCTTGATTTCGATTCAAGGGATAAAACTTTAGAATTTTTAGATAAATTTCAAGAAAAACTTTTTGTAAAGATAGGAATGGAACTTTTTTATAGAGAAGGTCCTGGTATAATAAGAGAAATTAAATCGAGAAATCACAGGATATTTTTGGATTTAAAATTGCACGATATTCCAAATACAGTAAAAAAAGCGACCATCTCTCTTTTAAATTTAGATGTGGACATGATTAACTACCACGTAGCAGGAGGAAGAGAAATGCTAAGAACTGCTCAAAACTCGGTCTCTGAAAAAGAAGGTTTAATAACCTTGGGCGTAACTATGCTTACATCTACATCTGAAGACAACATGCATGATGATATCTTAATAGATATCAATTACTCCTTGAAGGAAACCGTAATGAGCTATGCAAAACTGGCAAAAGAATGCGGATTAAACGGAGTAGTTTGCTCTGCTTTGGAAGTACCTTCAATAAAAGAGTTTTTAGGAGGAGATTTTCTTTGTGTAACTCCGGGTATAAGACCTAAAACCTATGGTAAAGACGACCAAAAAAGAGTTGTAACGCCTGGAAAAGCTAAAGAATTAGGAGCGGATTTTATAGTTGTGGGAAGGCCTATCACACAGTCGAAAGACCCTGTGAAAACATATAATGAAATAAATAGAGAATTTTTAGGAGAATAA
- a CDS encoding Hypothetical protein (Family membership) has translation MILTTTCKIENREISEYLGLVFGESVNGINFIKDMGAGFRNFVGGRSKGYEEEVIEARNDCINEMVSRAQRMGADAIVGIVFDFEALGQGNMILLNVSGTAVKLK, from the coding sequence TTGATACTTACAACTACATGTAAAATTGAAAATCGTGAAATTTCTGAGTATCTCGGACTTGTATTCGGAGAATCGGTAAATGGAATAAATTTCATAAAAGATATGGGAGCGGGGTTTAGAAATTTTGTTGGTGGCAGAAGTAAGGGATATGAAGAAGAAGTGATAGAAGCGAGAAATGATTGTATAAACGAAATGGTTTCCAGAGCACAGAGGATGGGAGCCGATGCAATAGTAGGGATTGTCTTTGATTTTGAGGCTTTAGGACAAGGAAATATGATTCTTCTCAACGTATCCGGAACAGCTGTAAAATTAAAATAA
- the prfB gene encoding Peptide chain release factor 2 (High confidence in function and specificity) has translation MNLFDLAGLREKAKQLEQKQLEPGFWDDTEKAQAVIKEHNHYNSRIEKYDTLNKKISDSEDLIDLMEIEEDFSFYDDFKREIDNIEKLAQEFKVETLLNGEYDNSDAILSIHAGAGGTEAQDWASMLLRMYTRYSEQRGFKVETLDLQKEEEAGIKSVTLLITGDNAYGYLKGEKGVHRLVRISPFDSNKRRHTSFSSVDVYPEFGSDVDIEIKEEDIRVDTYRSSGAGGQHVNTTDSAVRITHIPTGIVVQCQNERSQIQNREKAMQMLKSKLIALAEEEKKEKIEDLQGNYSQIAWGSQIRSYVFQPYTMVKDHRTNTEVGDVSRVMDGDLDVFINDYLQMKAAK, from the coding sequence GTGAATCTCTTTGACCTGGCGGGTCTTAGAGAAAAAGCAAAGCAATTGGAGCAAAAGCAACTTGAACCCGGGTTTTGGGATGATACTGAAAAAGCTCAGGCAGTTATTAAAGAGCACAATCACTATAATTCAAGAATTGAAAAATACGATACGCTAAATAAAAAGATATCTGATAGCGAAGATTTAATTGATCTTATGGAAATTGAAGAGGATTTTTCCTTTTACGATGATTTCAAAAGAGAAATAGACAATATTGAAAAACTTGCACAGGAGTTTAAGGTGGAGACACTGCTAAATGGAGAATACGACAATAGCGATGCGATACTTTCCATTCATGCAGGAGCAGGTGGCACGGAAGCTCAGGATTGGGCGAGTATGCTCCTTAGAATGTATACGAGGTATTCCGAACAAAGAGGGTTTAAGGTGGAGACACTGGATCTTCAAAAGGAAGAAGAAGCAGGAATTAAATCCGTCACTTTATTGATTACAGGAGATAATGCTTACGGATATTTGAAAGGGGAAAAAGGAGTTCACAGACTCGTTAGAATTTCTCCCTTCGATTCAAATAAAAGAAGGCATACGTCCTTTTCTTCTGTGGATGTCTATCCTGAATTCGGCTCAGATGTGGATATAGAAATTAAGGAAGAAGACATAAGGGTTGATACTTACAGATCTTCAGGAGCAGGTGGACAACACGTAAACACTACGGATTCCGCTGTAAGAATCACTCACATACCAACAGGAATAGTCGTTCAATGCCAAAATGAAAGAAGTCAAATTCAAAATAGAGAAAAAGCTATGCAGATGTTAAAATCTAAATTAATAGCTTTGGCGGAAGAAGAAAAAAAAGAAAAGATAGAAGATTTGCAGGGAAATTATTCTCAAATCGCTTGGGGATCTCAAATAAGATCCTATGTATTTCAACCATATACCATGGTAAAAGACCACAGGACAAATACAGAAGTAGGAGATGTATCGAGAGTAATGGATGGAGATTTGGATGTTTTCATAAACGATTATCTTCAAATGAAAGCGGCAAAATGA
- the yacL gene encoding putative PIN and TRAM-domain containing protein YacL (High confidence in function and specificity): MKRWEEELKDRSLTEIIIGSIGLIIGLLIAFLLSQPLYAIPIPYIGSALTVILYGMLGYLGLNIALKNREDVTSKIKEVLSGNRVQPKEKQKGAKIQGVAKILDTSVIIDGRIKEITKSGFLEGPLILPVFVLEELQHIADSSDTLKRNRGRRGLDIIKDMQDDADTEIIVYEAKYDSIKEVDSKLLALTKDLKGKIVTNDYNLNKVATVQNIQVLNINELANSVKPVYLPGEEMKVDIVKQGKEHNQGLGYLDDGTMIVVEQGKSYVGKTINVIVTSVLQTSAGKMIFARLT; encoded by the coding sequence TTGAAAAGATGGGAGGAAGAGTTAAAGGATAGATCTTTAACCGAAATCATCATAGGTTCAATAGGACTTATTATAGGCTTGTTAATAGCTTTTTTATTATCTCAACCACTCTACGCCATACCTATTCCATACATAGGTTCAGCTCTGACAGTCATACTGTACGGTATGCTGGGGTACTTAGGTTTGAATATAGCCTTGAAAAACAGAGAAGACGTCACAAGTAAAATAAAGGAAGTGCTAAGTGGAAATAGAGTCCAACCAAAGGAGAAACAAAAAGGAGCAAAGATTCAAGGAGTAGCAAAGATTTTAGACACTTCAGTGATCATAGACGGAAGAATCAAAGAGATAACAAAATCTGGATTTCTTGAAGGTCCGCTCATTTTGCCGGTATTTGTATTGGAAGAGCTTCAACACATTGCCGACTCATCTGACACGTTAAAAAGAAATCGTGGAAGAAGGGGGCTTGACATAATAAAGGACATGCAAGATGATGCTGACACCGAAATTATAGTATATGAGGCAAAATATGACAGTATAAAAGAAGTCGACTCAAAGCTCTTAGCTCTTACAAAGGATTTAAAGGGTAAAATTGTAACCAATGACTACAATTTAAACAAAGTGGCAACGGTGCAGAATATTCAAGTTTTAAATATAAATGAACTTGCAAATTCAGTAAAACCTGTCTATCTGCCCGGAGAAGAAATGAAAGTTGATATAGTAAAACAAGGAAAGGAACATAATCAAGGCTTAGGTTATTTAGATGATGGAACCATGATAGTAGTCGAACAGGGTAAAAGTTATGTGGGAAAAACTATAAATGTTATTGTCACCTCAGTTTTGCAAACCTCTGCCGGAAAGATGATTTTTGCCAGATTAACATAA
- a CDS encoding transcriptional regulator, CarD family (CarD is a Myxococcus xanthus protein required for the activation of light-and starvation-inducible genes. This family includes the presumed N-terminal domain, CdnL. CarD interacts with the zinc-binding protein CarG to form a complex that regulates multiple processes in Myxococcus xanthus; High confidence in function and specificity), with translation MYNIGDKVVYPMHGAGVIIGVEDKKILGKTRKYYILKMPIKEMKVMVPVNNIEEVGVREILSKEEMDEVLEVLSGNDKVKMPTNWNRRYRFNMDRIKTGDINEIAGVVRFLEKIDKEKSLSTGERKMLIGAKQIIVSEMMLVYDMDFDEVTEMVDAAILKE, from the coding sequence ATGTATAATATAGGTGATAAAGTAGTATATCCGATGCATGGGGCAGGGGTCATAATAGGAGTCGAAGATAAAAAGATTTTGGGTAAAACCAGAAAATATTATATCCTAAAGATGCCTATAAAAGAAATGAAGGTAATGGTACCCGTAAACAATATTGAGGAAGTAGGAGTTAGAGAAATTCTCAGCAAGGAAGAGATGGATGAGGTCTTGGAAGTGTTATCGGGAAATGATAAAGTCAAAATGCCTACAAACTGGAACAGAAGGTACAGATTCAACATGGACAGAATCAAGACCGGTGATATCAATGAAATAGCAGGAGTTGTAAGATTTTTAGAAAAAATCGACAAAGAAAAGTCTCTTTCAACGGGAGAGAGAAAAATGCTTATAGGAGCAAAGCAGATAATAGTTTCAGAAATGATGTTGGTATATGATATGGACTTCGATGAAGTCACAGAAATGGTAGATGCTGCAATTTTAAAAGAGTAG
- a CDS encoding Na+-driven multidrug efflux pump (Characterised members of the Multi Antimicrobial Extrusion (MATE) family function as drug/sodium antiporters. These proteins mediate resistance to a wide range of cationic dyes, fluroquinolones, aminoglycosides and other structurally diverse antibodies and drugs. MATE proteins are found in bacteria, archaea and eukaryotes. These proteins are predicted to have 12 alpha-helical transmembrane regions, some of the animal proteins may have an additional C-terminal helix; High confidence in function and specificity) encodes MTDRLFKKYLKYSSLNVLGMMSISGYILADTFFIAKALGASGLAALNFSISIVSVVNAFGLMIGIGGGANYSIHKSRGNLKKANEIFTIAVKMAMLVSSAIFIIGLLFSKNLAGILGAGGEIHVMANIYIKTIMLFSPFFILNNVVLCFVRNDNDPKLPMIAMVVGSISNVVLDYIFMFPLEMGMFGAVIATSIAPIISLGILSRHFLKKDTTLEYLNTKKDLFNLKIVKLGISSFITEMASAVTLIVFNLILLNQAGNLGVAAYAIIANIALVIISIYTGISQGMQPLTSQEYGIGNKHNIKKLLRYAILSSLAATAVIYLYSFFNAEFIVNIFNNEGSAKITKYAAEGVRIYFLGFFFAGINIVVSAYLASIERARESFIISVLRGVVLIVPVVLIMSYLFHTRGVWIGFVITEMIIFIISNYLIKLTNKNI; translated from the coding sequence TTGACAGATAGATTATTTAAGAAATATTTAAAATATTCAAGTTTAAATGTCCTTGGAATGATGAGCATATCGGGGTATATTTTAGCGGACACTTTTTTTATTGCAAAGGCATTGGGTGCAAGTGGACTTGCAGCTCTCAATTTTTCCATATCAATAGTTTCTGTGGTCAATGCTTTCGGATTGATGATAGGAATAGGTGGGGGAGCTAATTATTCCATACACAAGTCAAGAGGAAATCTCAAAAAAGCAAACGAGATATTCACAATAGCGGTAAAAATGGCCATGTTGGTTTCTTCAGCAATATTTATAATAGGTTTGTTATTTTCAAAAAATCTTGCTGGAATCTTAGGTGCCGGCGGAGAAATACATGTGATGGCAAATATTTACATAAAAACCATAATGTTGTTTTCACCCTTTTTTATTTTAAACAATGTGGTTCTTTGCTTCGTAAGAAACGATAACGATCCAAAACTACCTATGATAGCAATGGTTGTCGGAAGTATTTCAAATGTAGTTCTTGATTATATTTTTATGTTTCCTCTTGAGATGGGAATGTTCGGAGCTGTAATCGCTACATCCATAGCGCCGATAATATCCCTTGGAATACTAAGCAGGCATTTTTTAAAAAAAGACACAACTTTAGAATATTTAAATACAAAAAAGGATTTATTTAATTTAAAAATAGTAAAGCTGGGGATATCTTCATTTATTACAGAGATGGCATCTGCTGTTACACTTATTGTTTTCAACTTGATATTGCTTAATCAAGCGGGCAACTTGGGAGTGGCGGCATATGCAATAATTGCAAATATCGCCTTGGTCATAATATCGATTTACACAGGGATATCTCAAGGAATGCAGCCTCTTACCAGTCAAGAGTACGGAATTGGGAACAAACACAACATAAAAAAACTTTTACGATACGCTATCTTGTCATCATTGGCAGCAACAGCGGTGATTTATTTGTATTCTTTTTTCAATGCGGAATTCATAGTAAATATATTTAATAACGAGGGCAGTGCAAAAATTACAAAGTACGCTGCCGAAGGTGTAAGAATTTACTTCTTGGGATTTTTTTTCGCAGGCATAAATATAGTGGTATCAGCCTATTTAGCTTCAATAGAAAGAGCGAGAGAGTCCTTTATAATTTCTGTACTAAGGGGAGTTGTTCTGATAGTTCCCGTGGTATTAATTATGAGTTATCTATTTCATACGAGGGGAGTATGGATAGGATTTGTGATAACGGAAATGATTATTTTTATAATTTCCAATTATTTAATTAAACTCACAAATAAAAACATATAA
- the ftnB gene encoding nonheme iron-containing ferritin (This family contains ferritins and other ferritin-like proteins such as members of the DPS family and bacterioferritins; High confidence in function and specificity): MSDLIKKMNDQFNFELSSGYIYLAMAAHMKDQEMDGFAHFMAKQAEEEYEHAMKFYNFLFEIGEKVEYAEIEKPKNDYANFKEVFEAAYEHEKVVSQRIRDLYKQAQDENNYEVLEFLGWFIEEQIEEEDTFRSILTRLERIGESWNGLYIFDRELAARE; the protein is encoded by the coding sequence ATGAGTGATTTAATTAAAAAAATGAACGATCAATTTAACTTTGAACTTTCAAGCGGATATATTTATCTTGCTATGGCAGCTCATATGAAAGACCAAGAAATGGATGGATTTGCACATTTTATGGCAAAACAAGCTGAAGAAGAATATGAACATGCAATGAAATTCTACAATTTCTTGTTTGAAATAGGCGAAAAAGTTGAATATGCAGAAATTGAAAAGCCTAAGAATGATTACGCAAATTTCAAGGAAGTTTTTGAAGCAGCTTACGAACATGAAAAAGTAGTTTCTCAAAGAATTAGAGATTTGTACAAACAAGCTCAAGATGAAAATAATTATGAAGTTCTTGAATTCCTTGGATGGTTTATAGAAGAGCAAATTGAAGAGGAAGACACTTTCAGAAGCATATTGACAAGACTTGAAAGAATCGGAGAATCTTGGAACGGTCTTTATATTTTTGACAGAGAACTTGCTGCAAGAGAATAA